gttctaaaatatttagaataacagtacagtatttttcttacatacagtggtgcctcacattacgacgttaattcaatccagcgaaattgctgtagaacgaaaacgtaaagctaaattaaaaagcccatagaaacgcattaaaacccgtttaatgtattccgatgggctggaaactcaccgtccagcgaagatcctccatagggcgaccatttttgctgcctgtgcagcaaggaattcGTCCCAgctggggggcattttgtttacccagcagccattttgaaacagctgatctgttGTCCGAAAataatcattttgcgaagaatcggttcccgaagcagggaaccgatcatcgcaaagcgaaattcccccataggaaacattgtaaagcgatcgccaaaagtttgtcgtaatgtggtttcgtcgttaaacggagtgatcgtaaagcgaggcaccactaatTATATTTTATGGGGATGAGTACTGAAAACATGGCAGAGTAGTTTTATAATGTTCAGAAAATTGTGCATAATCTGTGTTTGTCCACTCAAACTCCGTATTTGAGAAGGGATTTTCAGATCTcttgtactacaaatcccataacatCCCATTCTGTGAGTTCTGCCTTGCAGACACCTAAATGTTGCTCATCTGGGTGAAAGGTCTTAACTGGAAGGCTGAGGCTGAGCTTGGGCGTAGGTTCActtaagcttcctgttcctgcccagtGCTAGCTGTGAGCTTTATTTAATAGGAAGTTAGGTGGAAGCTATTAAATGTTATCTATTTATAGTAGTAACAAAGCCTTCGGAATAGAATAATTCCATAAGTAGTtctttattattatgttttaaaattactgtatgtAAGTTCAGAGTTAGAGTGGGTTTCTAAAGGGAGCAAATCAAACCAGCCCAGTAGAATTGTTTCCTGTATAGGCTTGTCTACATAGCTGAgctggtgtgggctaaatagaGTTGGTGgtaggtccagtatgccatttcgTGCGATCCTCTCATCCAAAAAGTATATGGACATCAAATAACTCTGTTTGGTCCGCATTAGCCTTTGGATtaacttcaagatattggcaagtTACTTCAATATATTTTCAAGTTAATTACTTCTTTGGCTCTCTGGATGGGCAGTGGAAGTGAACAAAAAGTGAATATTCACTATATCACTTTAAACAgcaagcttcctcccagaagtgtgtttgctttgtttctcaagGTCCTGTGAAGAGCCTGCCTGCAGCACTCACACccactggaaacagaccaaaccaaAGTGATCCTACACACACCAAAAAGTGTTAACTAGGTCCGCTGATGAACCAGAAAGGAATACTCTGGGGAGAATTTGGTTATTACATCAAAAAGATGGGTGGGAATACCTTACATATCAAGTTTTTAAATAGTGACAAGGAGCTATGTACACTAGGGATCACAGTTTTGCACCAGCAGATTATATGCATCCACTGGGGACCTTGTATACTGCCCATACCTTGCCCTTCCGCGCAGGCGGGAAGGGACTTTAAAATGCCAGATCATACATGGAAGTCTTTGAGGTGTTGAATCTCTCCATGTTGAATCTTTACGTGTATGTAGAAGCCTAGTTGACATGTAGCTTGTATTTTGTAATCTCTGTAATTGaattgcttgtttatttttccatttaggTTCTCCCACCTCCTGCTGGTTATGTCCCTATTCGTACTCCAGCCCGTAAACTTACAGCAACTCCCACACCTCTGGGTGGTATGACTGGATTCCACATGCAAACTGAAGATAGAACCATGAAGAGTGTCAATGACCAGCCTTCAGGAAATCTTCCTTTCCTGAAACCagatgatatacagtatttcGATAAACTACTGGTGAGATTTGGTTTGACAGCATTGTTACTTTATGCACTGGGAAGGGtgtgttaaaatgtgttttaatcaATGCACTTGTAACTAATTGCAGGTTGATGTTGACGAATCAACACTTAGTCCagaggaacagaaagagagaaaaataatgaaattgcTTCTGAAGATAAAGAATGGCACCCCTCCAATGAGGAAGGTAAGATAGACCAGTTTCTCTGGTATCTTTCTCTCTTGCCTGCAGTACTCTTGCTCAGTTGATCTTTTGTTTGCCTTGCTACTGTGTTTCACTTCTTTCTTCCATTATCTTTCACATATGCTCATTTGACAAACTTTTTCTTACTATCGCTGTAAAACAAAGGTGTTTTTTTCAAAGCCATAAGACCATTATTCTTAAAATATTGCCTGCTAGGTTAAATGGTTGATACTCGTGTCCTTTTATGTAAGTTAATTTGCTTTTAGGGATTTAAATGGAAGACAGGTTGAATTCActaacacttttttttcttgtttctgtaGGCTGCTTTACGACAGATTACTGATAAAGCTCGTGAATTTGGAGCAGGGCCCCTATTTAATCAGATCTTACCCCTTTTGATGTCACCAACTCTTGAAGATCAAGAACGTCATTTGCTTGTGAAAGTTATTGACAGAATCTTATATAAACTGGATGACTTGGTCCGACCCTATGTGCACAAGGTGTGTTTCCTTAAAATGTAATACTTCTAGTTTATTCCACTGTTTTGGGAGACTGTAATGTATATATCTGGAATTATAGATGCCTTTGTGTTGTAGGTTCATAGCTATAGTTACATAATCTATAAATGGAGACTACTGTGGTGCAGTCACATCATGCTAAGCCAAAATTTGGCATcatgcattcaagtttctgtgaGCCTACACAGTATTGGGTTTGCGTGTTGCCCCTCCTGTCTGTTTCCCACATAGTCAGAAATAGAAATAAACTGTGATTCCATTTCAATTTCCCATTTCCTGGCTTCTTACTCCTTATGAACTGGGCTTTATTATTTGAAACAAACTCCAGTTAAACAAGCCAGGAGAATGGTGAAGTTCACTTTGCTAAGATTCAGCAAGACTTGTGAACAATAATACTATATTCTCAGTGTTACATGTGATTCATGTAACACTGTTTTCAAGCCAAGTGTTCAAACATCTTTCTTACACTTGtcatgtccttaaaaaaaaaactggttataTTGGAAATTCTGAAATTATTAACTAAAGTTCTGACGTAACTGTTTTATAGCTATGAGATTACTATGTACCATTTCTACATTTTGATGTAGTGTTACTTTATTGTCAAGTGCTAGACATGGACAGTGGTTTATCACTGGCTTACAGTCTGAATGTAAACAAGGTGAAAGACTTCGTACAGCAGTTGGAAAGTATGCAACCTTGAAGTTAAATGAGCCATATTCTTGGATCTAGATGTATAGAAATTAGCTTTATTTTAAAGATGTGATTGCATGAGGCCTGGGATTTTAACTTCTATTAAATTTTTTCCAGATTCTTGTGGTGATTGAACCATTGCTGATTGATGAAGACTACTATGCCAGAGTTGAAGGCAGAGAGATTATTTCCAACTTGGCTAAGGTAATAcactatgattttttaaaataaacaatgtaaCATTCGTAAAGATTGGGCTTAGAAGTATGGAGCAGTTTGTATACTTAAAATTGATTGTATGCATGTACACATTGAAGGTAGGAATGTCCATGGCAAATGATGAAACACCAACATGGAAAAGCAGTTTTGCCAAATACATAATACAGCTTTATAAAGCTCCATCTACATATCTTCAAAGACAGTCTCTTTACTACTTTTGTCTTTCAGGCTGCTGGACTGGCAACAATGATCTCTACTATGCGACCTGATATTGATAACATGGATGAATATGTTCGTAACACAACAGCTCGAGCCTTTGCTGTCGTTGCCTCTGCTCTGGGGATTCCATCTCTTTTGCCGTTTTTGAAAGCTGTGTGCAAAAGCAAGAAGTCTTGGCAAGCCAGGCACACGGGTATCAAGATTGTGCAGCAGATTGCTATTCTGATGGGCTGTGCGATTTTGCCTCATCTCAGGAGTTTGGTTGAAATTATTGAGCATGGTAAGTGTCTTGTGTAAAATTAAAATAAGGGAAATTTGAAAGCAGGGTTGTGTAAAATTAACATCAGGAAAGCAGgggtgtttgcttgtttctttgctAATTAAAGAGCCATGTCGACATTTTATACAAATCAATGTTGTTTGAAGAtacttttgaatttctgtttaatttgaaatgtgttgaGGTCTGTTCTGTGTTGCTCAAAACAGAATGTGGAAGCAGGTACTTGGCAGCATGGGTGATAAGAGATCCATGCTCTCTCCCTTCTAGTTGTTTCAACACAATATACATTTTGTTGATTGTGCTGAACAATGAAGTGAATTTTTGTTGCTAAATCTTCACTTAGGAttagttttcttccttttattcctgcacataaattaattttaaaaggcaggcTAGTCTGCAGTATGAGTATCAACTTGTTGGAAGTCTATTTTGTTCTAGGATTGGAGCCTGTGACAGAGTAAGCCTGTATacttccctgcttttcccctccacttgtttagTGGACTAGAGATAGCATTTTCAAAGGTGTGGAAAAGAGAGGTAGTATCTCATATGTTAGATTAGATTTATTATTGTTAGGTTACATTGTATTTGGATGACTTTGGACATGCTTGCCTATTCTGTAAAGGCCTTTTTTTAATAGCTGGTATAGCACAGTAGGTTGGTCTGCCCATCTGTGAAGCTGGAGCCTGaatcctcactgtgtctcctaggAAAGAGTTGAGCTGAAACCATCCAAAGTCTTTGTGGCTGGAGGGATTTCATGCTCTGCCTgcatggtcttgggcaagctgcccagttcCAAGGTGCCATTAGAAGAAGCCATGGATAAACTACTTCAGAGTATAGCAGGAAAACCTTAGGAGAgataccataagtcagaataatCAATGTTTACTTGCCTGTTGAGCTTCAGCTATAACTCAGATGTTTTAACATGATTATTGTGTGATCTGCCTTAAACATAGCATTGAAGAGGAACATGCTAAGATACTTTAGTAAATAGATGCAATGAATCTAGACAACCCTTGTGTTGAGTGTCCTCCAGTGGAAAAAGGTGGGAGCCTGGTTTTGACTCTCTACCCCTTGGGCTCCCTCCAATAAACAACCCCAGTTGGTTGTGAGGATCCATCAGAACAGGATCTCCTTCCTAAACAGAAGAAGCCATTTGGTTTGCAAGAGGATGAGGCCATATCAAAGCGAGTATGTTTGTTCATCTCAGTTGGAACTCTGAAACATGAATGTGCAATGTGTGTTTTGCAGGATTGGTGGATGAGCAGCAGAAAGTACGCACCATCAGTGCTTTGGCTATTGCTGCTTTAGCTGAAGCAGCCACTCCCTATGGTATCGAGTCCTTTGATTCGGTTCTGAAGCCCTTGTGGAAGGGTATACGTCAACACAGAGGAAAGGTAAATCTGGATTTTTACCAATCAGCCCATATTTAATGGGTGGTATCTGGTTAATCTTTCTTGTGAATATATTTTCTGTTGTGATAACACTCTATCATAATAACATTTGATGCATCAATAGGGTCTGGCTGCCTTTCTGAAAGCTATTGGATATCTTATTCCACTCATGGATGCCGAGTATGCCAACTACTATACCAGGGAAGTCATGCTGATCCTTATCAGAGAGTTCCAGTCTCCTgatgaagaaatgaaaaagattGTGTTGAAGGTATGCATAGTTATCTATGTGGAATAAAAGTAGTATTATGTGAAATTTCAATTAACATTCAAAAAATTCCGATGTTTTATAAGTAAGTAAGGAATCTATACTTCTAATTGGTGAGAGCAATAGTTGCATGTTTTTCATAATTGATAAAAAGTTCAGATCTGTTCTTAAGTGAGAAAGGTGTAATATTTGATATTTATGCTACACATACCTTGAGAACACAAGTGCTTAATAATATATAAGCACCAATGCTGAAAGGTAGTGTCAGACTAGGTGCTTGATTCTCCCTAGGAGCTCTACAGAAATTCCatagacctccagggaaaaatcagaagcctgtgttcatcgcagctggcatttatcaaagttaagggttaattccagaatgaaaccaaacaagcacaataataacaatattcATCAGAGTATCAAAGTATAAGTCATTTCAACGTTGTAACAACTCCAGATAGCTTGTCTAATTCTTCAgtctttattcatctacattgcttgTGTGTTCCATATGTAAAAAATTACTTCAGAAAGTAAGTCAAAATATACTGAAGACAGTCTTACAATTGTGAGGAAACTGTAGGCTCAATTacttacacacactctctctctctctctctctctctctctctctctcccccctctgaATTTAAGTTTCAGGCttaacaaaatataaacaaaaaatataacaaaatatcaaaaataatattttaagttacattttaaaactccagGAGCTTATGACCTACGAAggcagaaaatacatttttagaacacctcatttaaaaataaaagcattgtAACATCAAATATTATTTAACAGTACTTATATATCAAATACAATAcagtagctgcctagagtggtcttaaccgaccagataggcgggatataaataaaataaataaataaataaataaaataaataataaaagcaaatatGTATTAGAGGAAAAATTCAGCCTCTAAGTATGTtaagaaaacacacagaaaaatatctGGCCATAGCACTTAATGTCTATGGAGGGTAAACGGTGTcttctgtgtgttttctgtgcctcTTCCTTATCTTTACTTCTAGTGATGCTTGCTTGGTGTagttttccctctttcttcaaAGAATATCTGGCTATCTGTCCTCAACTATTTTTATACCTTTTctcaattgtttttcttcttaCTATAAACATTTTCTAATCTACTTACTCAGGTGTGCTGATAGTAAGAAATTCCTTTGTGAGTCACCATAATGTAATTTTCATACCCTTCAGTCTTACTCTATTTCCTGGATGGGGAAAACTACATTGATGAACATATGTTTTGATTGTCCTTTTCAAACTTTTGATTTATTCTTTTTACTTGTCACAACTGCTGGTCCAGAAATAAGTTGGCTATATAAATCCTACATCTCAtgaatttatattttcaaaaaggCGATGCTATAAGATCATACAATTTCTCATTCATTCTCTTGTTATTTATGATAGTCTCATGTCTATGCTTACAAATTCTAACCCGAACATTTATTCAGAAGCAAACATTCATTCAGTTGCCACTATTGTTTATATTTCATTGAGCCTGCCCTGACAGAGCTGGCAAATTCTTTTGCAGTAACTTACGTAAACAAATTTTTCAAACTGCAaaattttaatgtctttttacTTTAGTTCACTTttttgtgcatgcacacccataatcatcttagaactcttAAACACACAAGGTTTCGAACCTTGAGAGTAGACCAGATTTTATCCCAAAGTGCAGAAGCATGTGTTGAGATGTAGAGTGGCTTACCTAAAGTCAGCAGAGTGAGTCATAGTTGAACTGGTGTTTAAATGAGCAGCTTCATGGGTCTTGTTCCTAGCATGTTGTGATATGTTAccctcttttttttatttgtaaattttatttcaactacaaACACATATCTAAAATACAATACAGACACCCCAaacccctttgaggacagaggtTCAGACCTCATTACATTCCAGCTTTCCCAGACTCCAGAGAGCGTTGAAagtgaaaagagaagagaaaaaaacaacaacaaaaaagacaaagcccatcaatcattttgccctatcttcaagtctgaccctgggcccaagcatgtattaagttccaactttgttttgcatagtctcttggttgatctcgtagcaCTTCTGATCTAGCATGTTGTGACATGAATACTGTGTTCTTCTGGCTTACTTTGTCTGTTTGAAGTTGGTATATAATACAATCTGTGGCATAACGTTTTCTTCTGGAATAGTGAGAGATTCATACtgcctgtttgttttctttcaggtAGTAAAGCAGTGCTGTGGCACAGATGGTGTTGAAGCAAACTACATTAAGACAGAAATCTTACCCCCATTTTTCAAGCACTTCTGGCAGCACAGAATGGCATTGGACCGAAGGAATTACAGACAGGTACTTCCAATCTATAGATAAGGATAGGTAAAGAACAGTTTTGAAGGATAGCTATGATACAGAGCCAGAAAACATCCTTTGAGCTAAATCAGTGGATTGTTACAGCACGTAGGAGATTAAAAGCTATGTAAAGTACAAGTGTTCGGGCAAACTTTTACATCTCTTGAAGTCTTTACCCATCACttgtttcaattatttttttgcaTGCCTCAGTACAATAGTATAAGAACTATAAGGAACATGTTGATGTCAGAcactaaaaaaaatctaataaacccTTCAGATTTTAAATGTGCCCTTGAAATATAGACCCTCTTATATTAAATCTTTTTGCATCATTACCAAAAGCTGTGCATTTGTTCTAAGTATCCTGTTTTTTTGGGGACAGCTACATGCAGTCCTATGAGCATAAGTGTCATGGAACAGAGAAggatttaaacaaaaacaaacacgcATGAATTACATTGAAAATTATCTGAATAATTAATTGTAGGGCACACAAAGAAGACTGGCTTTTTACCCATTTACAGTTTATGGACTGTGTGATTGTTTCCACATTTACAGCAGTCATGTTTCTATCTAGGCCACATGTCTACAGTCTCTAAAACGTACTTTTAATGCTCACCAAAAGCTGTTTTTATCCctaaatgtactgtacatttgCTTCTCTTTGGGAACAAATGGgtatgtgatttttttggtgattttttcagaATAATTTCTAAACTGATCATTACTTACTTGTACATTGCAGTTGGTTGACACAACTGTGGAGCTTGCCAACAAAGTTGGGGCAGCAGAAATTATTTCCAGGATTGTGGATGATCTGAAAGATGAGGCTGAGCAGTACAGAAAAATGGTTATGGAAACCATTGAAAAGATCATGGGGAATCTGGGTGCAGCCGATATTGATCATAAGCTAGAAGAACAGTTGATTGATGGCATTTTGTATGCCTTTCAGGAACAGACCACAGAGGTATGTGAATGTActcatgatttcttttttttcatccagATTAAGTTCATAACCACTTAAAGGTGTTAGTCAGGACAGGAAAAATCCAGACGTTTGAGtttcgattttttaaaaaaatggtatatTGTCCTCTTGACTGAAACACGTTCTGATATTCTCAACAGAGAACAGAGCTCTGAAAGGCTCAAGGCACAGTTGCTTCTCTGACTGAATCCATATGGTCATTCCTACCTTAATGCCAACCTTCTTGCTTTGAAAAGAACTGATGTTGAAGTCCCTATCTTGGAAAGAATACTTCACAAGCTATTTCTATGTTAACAAATGTTCCCAACAAGCATCTTATATAGCTGGAACCAGCCTTGTAGAATTTTCTCCTCCTTGCTTTTATTTATTGCTGTGATGCAAGATtacagcttttgtttgttttattaatatcctgcctttcttccaataaaggaGCACAAGGCAGCATGCGACAATCAAAAACAAATTCAGACATCATCATTATAAGATTAAATCAAGAGACTGTTAAATGCcattaattttaaaagattaaaaccaatttaaaatgaCTGTATGTATTGCATACCTTTATAAAGGTTTgcttgtttgatttatataccacactGTTAGTGCATGCATTATTCTGGGTGGTGTGCAAGTTATAATAAGGTTACAAGTTACAAATCTTGAAGATCTCACAAGGCAAtacatacaatttaaaaaacattcaaaaatattAATAGTAACAGCACACAGAAGACTCAGTTAAAAGTTAAATGCCAATTTGAAAAGAAAGTTTTCCCCTGCTGTTGGCAGGATTATAAGGAAGGGGCCCAGCCTAGTCGGTTAAGGCAGGGAGTGTCATAGAGTGAGAGAACCATTGAAAATGCGCTCTTTCTGGTTCCCACCAAACATTCGTAATTGCCATTCTGCTTGCCAATTAGTTCATCAGATATGAAGATGACGTAGGATTTAATCTTGTCAGAATGTAGGAGTAAAAATAATACCTACGGTGTTCATGAAAATACTAAACTGTGGTGCTTCCTAACTTTTTGATGAATAGGACTCTGTGATGTTGAATGGCTTTGGTACGGTGGTCAATGCTCTTGGCAAACGAGTGAAACCATACTTGCCCCAGATCTGTGGTACAGTTTTGTGGCGTTTGAACAACAAGTCAGCCAAAGTAAGACAGCAAGCTGCTGACCTTATATCTCGAACTGCAGTTGTAATGAAGACCTGTCAAGAGGTATTTGCTTTTctcaaagcttttttaaaatctacttttAGTTTAGAGGCATTGGATTATATATTTCCCCTTTTTTGTCTTTAGGAAAAATTGATGGGACACTTGGGTGTAGTACTGTATGAGTACCTCGGTGAAGAATATCCTGAAGTATTGGGCAGCATTCTAGGAGCACTTAAAGCCATTGTGAATGTCATAGGTAAGTGtgtatgtttgatttttttttgcggGAATTCTTCATGTTAAGACAACAGTTTGAGACTTAAAGATATCTCTTCTTCCATTGTATAGGTATGCACAAAATGACTCCTCCAATTAAAGACCTGCTGCCAAGACTTACACCTATTCTAAAGAACAGACATGAAAAGGTGCAAGAAAATTGTATTGACCTGGTTGGACGTATTGCAGATAGGTAAACACATTTGCGTAATTTTATGTAACATTTTATGATACTGGAGCATATCTTATAAGACTATGTAGgcaacagttttattttttttaaaggatagttATGGCAATCCATAATTAATGAAATTGGGAAGGCTGTAATGTAGAGGGAGTGTTCTTCTGTACACTGTAGGCCTAATAGATATTTTTGGCCACTTATTACCATAATTAACTCATTAAAGTCAGTTTTCATTATTAACCATCCTAAGGAGAAGATACATCTATATTTAAATAGGTCTAGGTCTTTACATTTAATAGCTCAACTTAGCTaaataaaacactttttttcctcttttgcctagGGGCGCAGAATATGTTTCTGCAAGAGAATGGATGAGGATCTGCTTTGAACTGCTAGAGTTGCTAAAAGCGCATAAGAAAGCTATTCGAAGAGCAACTGTGAACACATTTGGTTATATTGCAAAAGCTATTGGGTAAGTATATATAGCTTTAAATGTTTATGAGTCACCCTAAGTTGCAAGTCACTTGACAGTACGTAATAAGAATATATGTTCAGTGGTATGCATCTGGCTTTATTCTATGAGGAATGTGGGGGTTAACAGTGGGTTATTCTGAGTACTAGCTTGCTAGTCTTTAGTAATGTAAGATATTGAACTGCTAGGAAAttagtcatttaaaaaaagcttttgtgAATTAATAACTTAGCTGCATTTTATGCCTAAACTGACTTTCAATCAATGTAAAG
The Pogona vitticeps strain Pit_001003342236 chromosome 1, PviZW2.1, whole genome shotgun sequence genome window above contains:
- the SF3B1 gene encoding splicing factor 3B subunit 1 isoform X2, whose amino-acid sequence is MNARTYMDVMREQHLTKEEREIRQQLAEKAKAGELKVVNGAASQPPSKRKRRWDQTADQTPGATPKKLSSWDQAETPGHTPSLRWDETPGRAKGSETPGATPGSKIWDPTPSHTPAGAATPGRGDTPGHATPGHGGATSSARKNRWDETPKTERDTPGHGSGWAETPRTDRGGDSIGETPTPGASKRKSRWDETPASQMGGSTPVLTPGKTPIGTPAMNMATPTPGHIMSMTPEQLQAWRWEREIDERNRPLSDEELDAMFPEGYRVLPPPAGYVPIRTPARKLTATPTPLGGMTGFHMQTEDRTMKSVNDQPSGNLPFLKPDDIQYFDKLLVDVDESTLSPEEQKERKIMKLLLKIKNGTPPMRKAALRQITDKAREFGAGPLFNQILPLLMSPTLEDQERHLLVKVIDRILYKLDDLVRPYVHKILVVIEPLLIDEDYYARVEGREIISNLAKAAGLATMISTMRPDIDNMDEYVRNTTARAFAVVASALGIPSLLPFLKAVCKSKKSWQARHTGIKIVQQIAILMGCAILPHLRSLVEIIEHGLVDEQQKVRTISALAIAALAEAATPYGIESFDSVLKPLWKGIRQHRGKGLAAFLKAIGYLIPLMDAEYANYYTREVMLILIREFQSPDEEMKKIVLKVVKQCCGTDGVEANYIKTEILPPFFKHFWQHRMALDRRNYRQLVDTTVELANKVGAAEIISRIVDDLKDEAEQYRKMVMETIEKIMGNLGAADIDHKLEEQLIDGILYAFQEQTTEDSVMLNGFGTVVNALGKRVKPYLPQICGTVLWRLNNKSAKVRQQAADLISRTAVVMKTCQEEKLMGHLGVVLYEYLGEEYPEVLGSILGALKAIVNVIGMHKMTPPIKDLLPRLTPILKNRHEKVQENCIDLVGRIADRGAEYVSAREWMRICFELLELLKAHKKAIRRATVNTFGYIAKAIGPHDVLATLLNNLKVQERQNRVCTTVAIAIVAETCSPFTVLPALMNEYRVPELNVQNGVLKSLSFLFEYIGEMGKDYIYAVTPLLEDALMDRDLVHRQTASAVVQHMSLGVYGFGCEDSLNHLLNYVWPNVFETSPHVIQAVMGALEGLRVAIGPCRMLQYCLQGLFHPARKVRDVYWKIYNSIYIGSQDALIAHYPRIYNDEKNTYIRYELDYVL
- the SF3B1 gene encoding splicing factor 3B subunit 1 isoform X1: MAKIAKTHEDIEAQIREIQGKKAALDEAQGVGLDSTGYYDQEIYGGSDSRFAGYVTSIAATELEDDDDDYSSTSLLGQKKPGYHAPVALLNDIPQSTEQYDPFAEHRPQKIADREDEYKNRRRMMIISPERLDPFADGGKTPDPKMNARTYMDVMREQHLTKEEREIRQQLAEKAKAGELKVVNGAASQPPSKRKRRWDQTADQTPGATPKKLSSWDQAETPGHTPSLRWDETPGRAKGSETPGATPGSKIWDPTPSHTPAGAATPGRGDTPGHATPGHGGATSSARKNRWDETPKTERDTPGHGSGWAETPRTDRGGDSIGETPTPGASKRKSRWDETPASQMGGSTPVLTPGKTPIGTPAMNMATPTPGHIMSMTPEQLQAWRWEREIDERNRPLSDEELDAMFPEGYRVLPPPAGYVPIRTPARKLTATPTPLGGMTGFHMQTEDRTMKSVNDQPSGNLPFLKPDDIQYFDKLLVDVDESTLSPEEQKERKIMKLLLKIKNGTPPMRKAALRQITDKAREFGAGPLFNQILPLLMSPTLEDQERHLLVKVIDRILYKLDDLVRPYVHKILVVIEPLLIDEDYYARVEGREIISNLAKAAGLATMISTMRPDIDNMDEYVRNTTARAFAVVASALGIPSLLPFLKAVCKSKKSWQARHTGIKIVQQIAILMGCAILPHLRSLVEIIEHGLVDEQQKVRTISALAIAALAEAATPYGIESFDSVLKPLWKGIRQHRGKGLAAFLKAIGYLIPLMDAEYANYYTREVMLILIREFQSPDEEMKKIVLKVVKQCCGTDGVEANYIKTEILPPFFKHFWQHRMALDRRNYRQLVDTTVELANKVGAAEIISRIVDDLKDEAEQYRKMVMETIEKIMGNLGAADIDHKLEEQLIDGILYAFQEQTTEDSVMLNGFGTVVNALGKRVKPYLPQICGTVLWRLNNKSAKVRQQAADLISRTAVVMKTCQEEKLMGHLGVVLYEYLGEEYPEVLGSILGALKAIVNVIGMHKMTPPIKDLLPRLTPILKNRHEKVQENCIDLVGRIADRGAEYVSAREWMRICFELLELLKAHKKAIRRATVNTFGYIAKAIGPHDVLATLLNNLKVQERQNRVCTTVAIAIVAETCSPFTVLPALMNEYRVPELNVQNGVLKSLSFLFEYIGEMGKDYIYAVTPLLEDALMDRDLVHRQTASAVVQHMSLGVYGFGCEDSLNHLLNYVWPNVFETSPHVIQAVMGALEGLRVAIGPCRMLQYCLQGLFHPARKVRDVYWKIYNSIYIGSQDALIAHYPRIYNDEKNTYIRYELDYVL